TGACCGGAAGCGGGGGGTTAGCCGGACATTGTGGACATACGCTGGCTGACCCAAATGGGCCGCGCTGCGGCTGTGGTCGAGTGGGTTGCGTGGAAGCAATTGCCGCCGGGAGGGCGATTGCCGATGCGGCTGGCGGTGAACTCACCGGGCTGGATGCGAAATCTATTTTTGCCCTCGCGGAACAACATCATCTGCAGGCGCGTTCACTGGTTCAGCGCTCGGCGCAAACGCTGGCGCGGCTGATTGCCGATCTTAAAGCGCTGACCGACTGTCAGTGCGTCGTGGTTGGCGGCAGCATCGGCCTGGCGGATGGATACCTGCCGTTGGTGCGTGAATATCTGGCGCAGGAACCAGCGGTTTATCACGTCCCGCTACGCGAAGCACGCTATCGGCATGATGCCGGGCTACTGGGCGCGGCGCTATGGGGCAGGGAGAGAAATCATGATTTTCGGTGATATCAATAATCCGTCGCAGGCCGGAATATCGGCCATGTTGCAGCAAGCAATAACCCTCGCGCAGGCGCACGACTTGCAAAGTATTGCTCCCGGAAGCTACGAGCTGCAGGGGGACGATATCTTTATGAACGTGATGCAATTTGCGTCAGGTTTACCTGAAGAGAAGAAAGCCGAACTGCATGTGCAGTTTATCGATATCCAGATTTTACTGGCGGGCGAGGAGCGTATTTTTTATGGCGTGGCCGACAGTGCGCGGCAGTGCGAGGAGATGCACGTTGAGGAGGATTATCAACTGTGCGGTGAAATGGTGGGCGAGCAGTCCGTCACCTTGAGGCCCGGCATGTTCGCGGTCTTTATGCCGGGGGAGCCGCATAAGCCAGGCTGCGTGGTAACAGAGCCAGCCGATATTAAAAAAGTGGTGATTAAAGTGCGTGCCGATTTGTTAAGTGCATAAAAAAGCTCGATGGAATTAACCATCGGGCCAGGATGACTTACCCGGATAAAACAAGCTATCCGGGGATTCGTATTACACTTCCAGGTAGTTGAGGATCCCGTCAGCCGCTTTACGGCCTTCGGCAATTGCTGTCACGACCAGGTCGGAACCGCGAACGATATCACCGCCGGCGAAGATTTTCGGGTTGCTGGTCTGGAAGGCGTTGTCGCTGCCTTCTGGCGCAATAACACGGCCCTGAGAATCCAGCTCAACGCTGTGTTTCGCCAGCCACTCCATGCTGTGCGGACGGAAACCGAATGCCATGACTACGGCATCGGCAGGTACCACATGCTCGGAACCGGCGACGATTTCCGCGCGGCGGCGGCCTTTCGCATCCGGCTGACCCATTTCGGTACGCGCCATCTTCACGCCGCAAACCTTACCGTTAGCATTCACTTCCACACCCAGCGGCTGGACGTTGAACTGGAATTCCACGCCTTCTTCACGCGCGTTTTTCACTTCGCGCCTGGAGCCCGGCATGTTCTCTTCATCACGGCGATAAGCACAAATGACATGGGACGCGTTCTGACGGATGGAGGTACGCACGCAGTCCATCGCGGTATCACCACCGCCAAGAACGACAACTCGCTTGCCTTCCATGCTGACATACGGTTCATCAGCCGTTTCGCCGAAGCCCATGATCTGCTTAGTGTTGGCGATCAGGAACGGCAGCGCGTCGAATACACCGGAGGCGTCTTCATTTTCCAGCCCACCGCGCATCGACTGATAGGTGCCGACGCCGAGGAATACCGCATCGTAATCCTTCAGCAGGTCATCGATCTGTATGTCGCGGCCGACTTCAACGTTGAGTTTGAACTCAATGCCCATGTCGGTGAAGATTTCACGGCGACGGGTCATGACCTCTTTTTCTAGCTTAAATGCCGGAATTCCGAAGGTTAGCAAACCGCCGATTTCCGGGTGGCGGTCAAAGACCACCGCCTTGACGCCGTTACGGGTTAACACGTCTGCGCAGGCAAGACCCGCCGGACCTGCGCCGATAATGGCGACGGTTTTACCCGTCTGCTTGACGCCGGTCAGGTCAGGACGCCAGCCCATTTCGAATGCTTTATCGTTGATATAGCGCTCGATATTGCCGATGGTCACCGCACCGAACTCGTCGTTCAGGGTACAGGAACCTTCGCACAGACGATCCTGCGGGCAAACGCGCCCACAGACTTCCGGCAGGGTATTGGTTTGATGCGACAGTTCTGCCGCTTCAAAAATACGCCCTTCGTTAGCCAGCTTCAGCCAGTTCGGAATGTAGTTGTGCACCGGGCACTTCCACTCGCAGTACGGGTTGCCGCAGGACAGGCAGCGGTCTGCCTGTGCTTTGGCCTGACCTTCGGAAAACGGCTCGTAGATCTCGATAAATTCTATCTTG
This Klebsiella sp. RHBSTW-00484 DNA region includes the following protein-coding sequences:
- the nanK gene encoding N-acetylmannosamine kinase — protein: MTTLAIDIGGTKLAAALVDKDLTIRERREIPTPASQRPAGLALALEELIAPLLAQAERFAVASTGIIQDGILTALNPANLGGLAHFPLIDCLSELSGLPGIALNDAQAAAWAEYRALTENVSDMVFLTVSTGVGGGMVTNGRLLTGSGGLAGHCGHTLADPNGPRCGCGRVGCVEAIAAGRAIADAAGGELTGLDAKSIFALAEQHHLQARSLVQRSAQTLARLIADLKALTDCQCVVVGGSIGLADGYLPLVREYLAQEPAVYHVPLREARYRHDAGLLGAALWGRERNHDFR
- the nanQ gene encoding N-acetylneuraminate anomerase, with the protein product MIFGDINNPSQAGISAMLQQAITLAQAHDLQSIAPGSYELQGDDIFMNVMQFASGLPEEKKAELHVQFIDIQILLAGEERIFYGVADSARQCEEMHVEEDYQLCGEMVGEQSVTLRPGMFAVFMPGEPHKPGCVVTEPADIKKVVIKVRADLLSA
- a CDS encoding glutamate synthase small subunit, coding for MSQNVYQFIDLQRVDPPKKPLKIRKIEFIEIYEPFSEGQAKAQADRCLSCGNPYCEWKCPVHNYIPNWLKLANEGRIFEAAELSHQTNTLPEVCGRVCPQDRLCEGSCTLNDEFGAVTIGNIERYINDKAFEMGWRPDLTGVKQTGKTVAIIGAGPAGLACADVLTRNGVKAVVFDRHPEIGGLLTFGIPAFKLEKEVMTRRREIFTDMGIEFKLNVEVGRDIQIDDLLKDYDAVFLGVGTYQSMRGGLENEDASGVFDALPFLIANTKQIMGFGETADEPYVSMEGKRVVVLGGGDTAMDCVRTSIRQNASHVICAYRRDEENMPGSRREVKNAREEGVEFQFNVQPLGVEVNANGKVCGVKMARTEMGQPDAKGRRRAEIVAGSEHVVPADAVVMAFGFRPHSMEWLAKHSVELDSQGRVIAPEGSDNAFQTSNPKIFAGGDIVRGSDLVVTAIAEGRKAADGILNYLEV